In the Malaclemys terrapin pileata isolate rMalTer1 chromosome 3, rMalTer1.hap1, whole genome shotgun sequence genome, TACTGATGGTCTGAGCCTTTCCCAGTTCATGTAGGAGGAAGCATGAGCATCCCTTTAAGTTGCTGAGAGCTAGAAAGCTAGAAATGAGGAAATAACTAAAGTAATTGTGCACTCCCAGGCTTGTAAATACTTTAAAGAAGAagtaacaaataaacaaataaaaaggtaTAGTTATTTAAGGAACTAATACTAAAAGGGCATACATTAATTTCCTACCGAGACTGTATGAAAGTGGTTAGAACGGGGGGGCAGAGAGTTGATACCTGCTCTATGTCCTACACTgtcactgattcactgtgtgactGTGGTCAGGTCACTAAATCATCTATAGCTCAGTTTATCtacctgaaaaataaaaatactacttACCTACTTTGAAAAAGAATTTTGAGATCCTTAGAAATGAAGTCTGACAGTGCAAAATATTTAGAAGATACCATTTAACAGAATACAACATATTGAAGGTGCACTGTAACATCCCAGACTACATATTAGGCTAGGTCTACGCTAAAGCTTATATtggcataacttatgttgctcaggtgtgtgaataagccaccgctctgagtgacataagttacactgatatAAGCGCTGTGTAGACAGCACCATGTCGGTGGGAGACCTTCTCGCagaagtggttttattatgctgagaggcgagctctctcccgtcagcatagagcatcATCACCAGAcgtgctgcagtggcacagctgcattgctgtagtgcttctagtgtagacaaccCTTAGTCAAGATAGGCATTTCTCAGGCATGTTGAAGGCACCAAGCTACTCATTTCTCAATACACAAAAGGGAaacaatcctgcattccttgcatacCCAAATTTATCTTCAATGGGTATGCATGGAATGCAGGATAGGATCCAAGATTATTGCTTATCACactttgggtcagattctctCTATTCTGTATTTTGTGTAGTCACACCAGGGCATTTGTTATGATTTAGTAGAATTTTACACTCACTCTGCCCCGATACAAGtgactacacaagatgcaggGCAATGCTCTattctttctccccttccctctccctccctccttttatttacatacatacatacacacacaaacgcacgcgcacacacaatcttgaggctgctctaaactacaCTAGGACCCAACAAGCGCAGAACTGATCCCACCACTGGGAACCACAAATGGCTCTTCTGCAGCCCCTTTTGTAaactacaccccacaccccttggCTGTAGCTGAGAATATGGTCCTATATGTTAATCTTAGTTAAAAATAAGTTGGAATTTCCATGCCTATGATGTTTGGGGGCTTACTAATAGAATCATTTAAATAATCGGAAGAGAAATCTTACATACAATTTGCCATCCTGGATGTATAAAACAGTTAAAGAATTTCAGACAGTTTCCCTGCATAAGTTTGGCGAAAACTGTCTTTAATCTACGGAGACAAGTTTCAGATAAACTCTTCCTTCCTTCACATTAAGAGGTCACTAACAAATATCAGCAACATCATGTCATtaagattaaatttaaacatgTTTCAGAAATAAAGTTTCACTTTTTCAATCCTGCACTGCGACTGCATGGGCAGATTACTGTGCCTGCACAAAATtctattaagtcaatgggactcgaATGGGCAGTTTACATGAAAATcacaatgcaggatcagggcctaaagtaagtaaaaataaaataaaataaaaaaagcaattatACTATGCTACAGATTAAATATTTGCCAACATACTCTCAAATTTACCACAACTATGAAACCAAATAGTGAAACCCCAAACTTGGACCACTATGGGATTTGCTCTATTCAGAACTGGGTAAGTGCCAAAAAAGCATTGCTAGACATAGACCATTGTTGAGTAGTGTCTCAGAAACAACCAGGTCTACAAATGAATGATTTATAATAATTGAaacctgagaatctcagctttcaaacAGTATTAAGCACTCATTTCTAGCAATGACATGTTATGAAATGCAATAAGACCACTCAATTACTATCTTGCTTTATTTTCTCCTCACCTGAATTCTGACATGATTTTGGTAGCTGCTACCTTTAGTACTGCAGGAAATCAATGAACTGTCTGAAACCATTTGAAATCTTAGCTTTCAAGTTAACAGACAAAATTCATTCTAGTGGCCAAGACTATGTGCTGCTAAAATCATGTAACAAAGACTGCTCTAGAAAATGAATCAATTGTAGGACTAGTAAATATTTATGTGACTTGTAATCTTTTCAACTTTTTCCAAACACTGGATCTAGGTCTGCAATAAGTAATACAAAAGTCTATCCCTGGTAAACATTAAAGAAAATCTTGTTTAAGAAACAGCTTATTTTGAGCAATGTCATCACTCAGATACTTTCCCCCCTCATTTTAGTTACTGTTATTCCTTCTTTAATTTTAATCTAGTTAGAAGATCTCAATGCATTTTGTTGACACTCCATAGTTACAAAAAAATACAGAATGCAAAATCCAAATACAAGACTAATCTGGAGTTAAATAACCTTTCATCAATTTTTGAAACCAAAAGCTTTAAAAGCTGTAAATTTCAGAACAATTTCACACCATTCTTAGTGTTTGTACCACAGACAAGACAAATGTTAAAGTAAACTCTCCGCGTGCTACAAGGTGTACACATGATATAACAATTGCTATGTTATTTCATGCACCACAAATATTTATCCTCTGAGGAACGATCGAGACAAAATTCTAATCACAGTAGTATTCAACTCTGAAACACGGCTTTATAGCTAAAGGTAATAAATGTAAATATGCTAAATTCTGTCTCACTCTACTTGAGTCACCTCTGAATTATTCCAGATAGAGTTTCTGTAAGCTTTACATAAAGATTATGAATAAAAAGCATCTAGCATTTCACAAAATATTCTCGAATTAAAATAGCCTAGAGATGCAATATTGCTCACTATTATTTTAGCCCCTAAAAGGAGTCAAAGTTAATTCTAACAGGTACAGTAATAGCGCATACTACATTcaaaggttatttttttttaagtatatttacGATAAAAGACATCTTGATTGGCTGAATTAGAATTTCCAGCGTCATTTTCACCTCTGAGATGGACTGAATGCATTTACAAACAAGGGCAGCGGCACCTCACATAAGCCATTGTTCTTTTTCCTTACTGTATTTCTCAGACCACTTGCGAGTGAGCTCCAGATACATAGTTGGTTTATGAGGCTTGTAATCCAGGTAAGTTACCTGTCCAGTTTTCTTAGGAATAGCTTTTTCAATTTGAGTCCCTTCATGCCATTCATTGAAAGAGGTGATGGAAATAATTTCTGGTCGCACCAAAAGTGCTGCACTGAAGGCAGTCTCATAATACTTCCCATTAACACGGTTGCGGGTGTTGTGGTTATTCCATGGTCGGATGCTGGTGTCAATGTATCCTGGTCCCACACTTGGAATGAACATTAAGTTGCTGCTGTCACAAAAGGCTTTTAGACTTGGCCAATTGTGATGAGATGAGCCATAAGAAAAGCCATTGGTGGCAAAGTATGTATAAATTCCATCAAAACCACTTCTGTGGATTTCATGTTTATGTTTTTCTTCCACTAGAAGTGCAATGAATAATCCATCATATGGTGTATTGCGAATGCTCTGGGATCCAGAAACAGTTAATAGATTTGCCCATATTTCAGGGATTGTTACATAAGAATCATAAACATAAAACATGGGGAGGGTTCTGCCTGTGCTGGTCTTATGCCTGTAAAAAGCTGGATGGCCTCCATATCTATAAAGCAAACAATATGGTAAATATTCATAATAATATGCCAGTTGGGAGAGAATCTTTCACATACTGAACTGAGGAATTTTTTATGAATTTTAAAACTTTATGTTCAAGATGAATTTAATTCAGTAATGTGGccattcaaatatatattttaaccatACATATGCTGGAAATTTATGTATTACAGCAAGGAGATAATAATCTATTGCATAACTTAATTATTAGTGTCAAGTCCTACAAGTAGCCATCACTTTCCTCTCAAAGGCAAAACATTAATTCGCTGAATCGTTATGGAAGATACTCTAAGTGGcagcaataaaacaaaaactgttcATAACTTCTTTGACTCTCAGGCTGGATTGAATTTAAGGATATTATGGGTTAGCCCATTAGAAGTTTAGCTGGCAACCTGTCAGCCtacaaagttttttgttttaaataaacaaatataagTGTCTAAGAGCTTAAATAAAAGCAGTTAGAAATGTCAGTCTAAGGTGTCATGAAGCATGTGATAAAAATTGGTTACTAACCTGGTTCCATAACTGTTagtctttgagatgtgtgtccatACGTCCATTCCACTCTTGGCATTGGCGTGCCCAGCGCACAGCAATCAGAAACTTTTCCCCTCAGCGGCACCTGTTGGGGTGGCTCAAGCTCCACCTGCTGCTACACACCACTGCATGTAGGTATAAAGGGCAGAGTCGTCTCTagcctccctcagttccttcttgccataaGTCTGATGAAGAGGGGTAGGAAGGCGGGTCATGGAATGGTCgtatgcaacacatctcaaagaacgacAGTTATGGAACAAGTTAGTAACAGTTTTTCTTCGAGTGACTGCACATGTGCATTCCGCTCTTGGTGACTCACAAACTGTAAGACAGTGGGCAGGATCGGAGCGTATTTCAATAAAGATTGGAGAGCAAGTCATCCCACTCTCGCATCATCTCTGGAGTCTTGAACCACAGTACAGTGGGAAGCAAGCATGTGGACTGAGGAGCAGGCTGACACTCTACAAATGTCTGCAATTGAAACTTGTGCCAGAAAATCTGCCGAGGCTGACTGTCACCTCATCAAATGAGCTGTGACTCTGTCAGGTGGAGCGACATTAGCCAAGTCATAGTTCATGCATATGCAGGATGTAATCTGGGAAGATGTTCTCTGAATGGAGGAGACTGACTGACCTCTTACTCTGTCTGCCACTGCTACAAACAACTGGGAGGATTTACAAAAGTAACTGGTTCTGTCCTGGTGAAAGGACAAGCCTTTTCtgacagccagggctggctccagggtttttgctgccccaagcggcggaaaaaaaaaaaaaaaaaaaaaagccgcgatcgcgattggcggcaattcggcgataGCTTCAccatgccgctttcttcttcggtggcaggtccttccctccgagagggaccaagggacccgccactgaagtgcCGCAGAAAagcctgacgtgccgccccttccccttggccgccccaagcacctgcttgctgagctggtgcctggagctggccctgctgacagCCAAGGTATGCAAACACTCTTCGTCCCTGGTTGTATATGTTTTTGGGTAGAACACAAGCAAAAAAATTGGCCAGTTGATGTGGAAATAGGAAACCACCTGTGGGATGAACTTTGGATGGATGAGGACACAAGTAAACCTTGTCCTTAAAAAAGATTGTATATAAAGGCCTTGATATTACTGCCCGCACCTCCCCTACTCTTCTAGCTAAGATAATGGCCACCACAGATGCTACACTACCTTCATTGACAGATGCAGCAGCGAGCAGGTAGCCAATGAttcagatggggggaggggcacatctAAGTTTAGATCCTCTGGGGGAACAGGGTCTTGCACTTGAGGATATAATTTGATTAGGGCCATTTCACTGGAGAAAATAGAGCAATTATCCACTTCAGGAACGGTGAAATAACAGCCAGATGTACTTTGATGGAACTGCCAAATCTTGGTGTAAGTAGTCCAGAATATGTTGAACTGAAGCTGGTCAGTGATACCCCATAATGGTGAGACCAGATAGAGAAACCCTGCAACTTAACAAGGTAAATAACTCTTCTAGAAGGCTTTCTACTATTTAGCAGGACCACCTGAACATCTTTCAAGCAAGCCTGCTCTCTAGCATCTACCTTATGGAGCATCCATGCAGTTAAGTGAAGGGACTATAGGCTCAGGTGGAGTAGGCACCCGTGATCCTAGGAGATTAGATCCGAGTCTAATGAAAGTGAAACTAGAGGTTTCATTGACAGCGCCATgagagtggagaaccagtgctgatggaTCTATGCTGGGACTGTAAGCATGACTCTGGACTGGTCCTGTCTTATCTTTTGCAATACTCTATGAATGAGTGGGACTGGTGGGAAAGCACAGAGGAGCTTGCCTGCCTATGTCAGTAAAGGGACATCTGTTATGGAACCTACAAGTGAAATTAATTCATGCAGCAACTTataagcattccataaagtctagaCACTAAATACATACTTATAAGTCTAATATCTAActtgaacaatactaacatacagatgagctggtctggtttccagctatgaatttgttaGTGCTCAGCTGATGCCAACAGCCTTGGCAAGAGTTGGCACTTAGTCTGCCAGCGCATAGACAGTATATCACACTTTCACAGTGCTCAAGACCCACTCCAAAGTAATCTGGAACAAAGCACAGCCGAAGTGGGAAAGATGGTTTGCAAAGGAGGTTCAGTTCTGGAGACATAGAGACTAGTATGTCAACCTTGACTGGCCCATTAAAATGCCTGCTTTGTGGTTCCTGCGTGTCTTGAGGGGCCCAGAGCTGGAGCCAACGCAGCAGGAGGTGGAGACCTACACATATAATCCCTGAAATTCTTTTTGATATGTCCTGTCGAGGAGAGGAGCAGTGTGTCTGCTGTGGCCAACCATGCTTCCTAACTGGGGCAGATGTGCACAACCAAAAGGACTTCAGGGTTGCTCTAGAGTCCCTAACTCCATGGACTTTGCTGTTTCTCTAGTCTGAGGCTAGAGAAGGACCATTGAATAGCAAATCCTGGATAGTACTCTGAACTTCAGCAGAAAGACCAGAAGACTGCAGCCACGATGATCTATGTACGGCCACTGTGGAGGCCATGGTTCTAGCTGCTGAGTCCAATCCTGCCTGCAGTGAAGTTCTCATTGACCAAGGAAGAGAATTCCTGCCTAGCATTCTCCAGAAGCAGCTCCTTGAACTTTTCCATGGAACCCGACAAATTAAAATCATATTGTCTCAACAGAGCCGGTTGGTTGGTGATATGCAACTGCAAACCTCCGTTGAATAAATCTTTCTGCTGAATAAGTCTAGCTCTTAGCATTTTTTGATTTGAGAGTGGAAGGCTGGTATTCCTGTCACTCTCTCTCATTAGCCACTGCAACAGCTAAtgagcccagaggtgggcaagTATAAAGGTAAACCCTTGGGAGGGTATATATTACTTTCTTTCTGCCCTTTAAGAAGTGGGCGGCAAAAAGGATGGAGTCTGCCATAAAGTCTTTATCGGCTCTATATCTACTCTCTTTAATAACTCCTGATAAACCTCAAATCATCAAGAGGAGGTGAAGTTGTGCTGGATGAAATGGCCTCGTCTGGAGAGGCCAAAGAGGAAGCCAAGACTTGAGAGGGTAGAACCTCTTCTACTGGCCGTTTTCCCATTCTAGACCATCCTGTTGATGCTCGATACTGGACTCAGTGCTGGATTCTGGGGACAGAGCTGCTTGGTGCATAGACTCAGGACTTCTAGATGAGGGCACTGAGTCCTGGTCAATGCTACAAACTTATGCCGGTATAAttatattgctcaggggtgtgccgaactcccagtgtagacagtgctatgtcgatggAAGGctttctcctgtcagcataggtagcgtcttcactaagaaCTGTAATGGTACAGCAACACTGTAAGCGTAGACAAGTCCTGAGTATGTATGGTGAGAATACCTGGAAGCTGGGGGAAATCTGCAAAGGTTCCAAAATGGCCACTAATGCAGGGCAGGGTCCCACTCTCCTGGCTACATTCCAATGACAGGTCCAATTGAAGGGTTCTGGGGGTAGTTGGAAAGAGAGGATCTGTGCGGAGACTGACAGGTCCTGCTTCAGGGTTGTGATAAGCAAGATCCCATCCTTGAGTCCAATGAGGATTCCCCTTCTTCTGATGATGGCAGGGCCAATCCAGTCAGTGCCAGAGACTAATGTTGAGGGCCTGGAGATGAAAGCAGTGATGCCATCATAACAGAGTTGCAAGGGTCCACCTGTCCGGGAAGCAGGCAACTGAACTACTGGAGGTTGAATCAGTGACAGCAGCGCCAAAGGACCAGACACCTGTAAAAAAGGAGACACCAACACCAAGAAGAAGAACAGGTTTTTGCTGCTGCAAACGTCTGGCACTGAGGTGGTCTCTTGTTGCAgggccaaaaaagctaacagtgttcCTTGCAGAACCCAAGCCAACTGTTCTGACTTAGGCACTGATTTGGAGAAGAAGTGCTTAGGTTTCAGGTGCACACTACTCTACTCCTTCTTGATCCTCTTACCAGACTAAGGGTGGAGACCATCTCCTGGCTGGTATCTCTCTGAAAGCTTTGTATTTCTTCCTTGGCATGGGCAAGGAAGAACAGTGCCGGGATTCCAATAAAGTGGAAGGTGCGCTTCTCACTCAAGCTGCAGCACTCGGCATACAGTCAGACTGGAATGGTGAGCGCCATGTATATCAGCAGGAATTTCAGCCTTCTCTCCCTATCCTTCATCCTCAGCTTGAACTCCCTGCAAATCTGGCACTGGTCCTTCACTTGTGCTTCCCCGAAAGCACTTCAGGCAGCTATTTTGTAGGTCACTCACTGGCCTAGGCCGGAGGAAGAAGCACAAAGCTTGAAACCCAGTGGTCAGGGCATACCTTGATAGCGTGAacagaaaaaaccccaaatgggaaaaaacaaacaagaagttcatttttattatataacACAGCTAAAACTTAACATCTATCCTAACAACACTAAAGACTAGACTtaattatatacatacatactatGTTCGCAAAGGCTGAGAGAAACAACTGTTCTGGAATAGATCATAATTCCAATGACTGTTGCAGGAgttaagaagaaactgagggggaTTAGGAGTGGCTACGCATGCAGCAGCAGGGGGAACTCAAGCCACTCAACGAGTATCACTGAGGGAAAACGTTTCTGCTGGCCATGTACTGGTGCTCCAACACCAAGAGTTGACTGCACATGTGTAACTactaaaagaagaagaaattttaAATGTAGTTGTCTATTGCATGTCCACATAACATGCATGTCCCAATACTTTAAAATGTGCATACCTTGTGTCTGAGTTCTAGGTCAGTCAGTTACAAGCAAAGCAGCCCCTTTCATTTCTCTCAAGATCAGGTCATACCATATACAGTTTAAGAGTTCACACAATAGCTGAGAAATATCTATCAGAGCATGTGATAATGCCAAATACATACATTTTAGAAAGCACTTACTTGTCTACAATGTACTTCACATTGCTGTACATACTGCGATCATCTCGATCTTTATATGGCTCAATATGAAAAGTGACCTGTaaaatgaaaatgcaataaatgcAATATGGATTATAAAACATTACAGAACATAAAAGCCATTTGGTGTTATTTGTCTAAGTAGTATCAGGCACACCAACAGAGCTCTAGAAAGAGGGATTTTGAAAAGTCTCCACAATGCTGTGTGTGTAATTTATTCAAGACCACTATTCCTGAAGACTAACTCAATAAGACTCACTATTTTTGGACTGCCAAGATTAACAACACAGATTCAATGAAAAAATAGAAAACTATACACCTACTCTTTATTACTAGTTTTATATAAGATTGCTTTTCTAAGCTACTATAATAAGCATGTTGGGAAAAAACTactaaaatacataaatatagaGAGTATTCTAAGCTAGTTAACTAAAAGATTATCTATTTACAATTCAAAAGCTGATTATAAAAAACTTTGATCAGCTGTATTCTATTTCTAAACTGCAACAATATATTCCAGTTGTTACAGATAATATTTCTCCAAGGAGAGCTTTCAGTgagaaattagattttaaaatgcagaatGTGAGAAGTTTACCTTTAATTTAGAGTTTTATAGGTTCATCAACAGCAATAAATACCTAGGCACTAAATCTAATATACTACCAATGCTATTTCAGGAATGGGGCTTATGAAATTATTTATGCTATAAACTTCAGCTCACTTCAAACTAAACGCCATTGTTTTCAACTACCCAATTAAAAGGAAGAATGTTTTTACATTAATCATTGCTGGCAGTTTTTCAGAAGCAGTTTTTAGGTAAAATGCATATAATAAAACCAATATTCAGCCAGTCTCCAGTGAAATTTGTCACTATTACAAAGATTTTTTCACAAACTGAAGTGAAACACACTGCTGGACTAAATTGTTAGGATTGTTAAGCTTCCCTCAATTGTCCTATTATTTCTTTTTACTTCAGTCCAATAAAGAGGCAAAGCATACTTGACAAGGGTACTTCTAGTTACACACTGTTATATGAccttgtttttctctctttagattgaaaataatttcttttgcATAATGATTCTGAGTTTATTGACAAGTCTATCATCTTTAACTCTAATCATTTTCTCATTCAAATTGCAAGGATGCTTGCAAAATAGAATATtgaagatgaaattcactgtgcTAAGAATAGACGTTGAGTATAGGTACTGAGAAAAAAATTATTCCAATGCTACTGCTAATCTCTTTCCTGCTAACTTCctgattttaattttaatccaTTAACACTTTAGGGAATAATACATTACAACCTTTATATTTCCTAATGCAGAAGAGAACTGTTCAACCAGTATTAACTGaatcaaaaaataattttgggtcTTTTTGCACATCGTTTGTGAACTACTCCTGATAGTTGAGAACATATTTAAGCTTTCCTAAGTCATCACCAAATATTTTGGGTGAGCAATTTTTAGACTATTGGTTGTCTGTAAGTTGTTCACTTTGAGTATTCACTATTCAAGAGAATGCTCATATGGTTTTGTTTCTTCTCGCTGATTATAAATAACATACACATGACAAATAGTTACCAGATAAATAATGTACTTAAGGTATGAATCTGAAACCAGaatttgtgaacatttttctGCATATTCCTGAACAACGAATAGCAGCAACTCAAATTTGGGCTTTTTATTATTAAGTCTTTTCCATTATTTGACTAGTTCTTATACTAATACAGTATCTCCTATCCCTCACTTTATTTCATGGTATGAACTACTGGGGCAGTCTCATAGATAACAGAGAAAaaccttagggcaggtcttcactacggggggaggggggggctcgatttaagatacgcaaattcagctacgcgaatagcgtaactgaattcaacctatcggagccgacttaccccgctgtgaggacggtggcaaaaatcgacctccgtggctccccgtcgacggcgcttactcccacctccgctggtggagtaaaagcgtcgattcggggatcgattttcgCGTCCTGACAAGACGCggtaattcgatccccgagagatcgatttctacccgccgattcaggcgggtagtgtagacctagccttagagaacTGGAAAAGGATAAAGGGGTGTTAACATTCTGGGTTATGAGCATATATGTAATACCAATACTGGGCTATAAGGGGTACTTAAAAGTATAGATATAGTACCAGGGTTATGTCTCAGTAAGAGATACTTGCTCCATATAGCTACATTAATCTATGGTTCAAAATGATGTAGTGTGCTAGGACAGAAAAGACCCTCAGCCACTTTATGACAATAGGTGGGAGGCTGGGACGGGGACAGAGCAGCACAAGAGTAAATTTGGTGCGGTCTCTTATCCCAGCTATGGGTCTTGCTATAGCTTTATGTCCATCACCCTCAGACTGCTACAAagccagatttcagagtagcagccgtgttagtctgtatcctcaaaaagaacaggagtacttgtggcaccttagagactaacaaatttgttagtctctaaggtgccacaaagccAGAGTGAACCAGAGTGTATCATTACACAGATGTGATACAGTATGAGAGTCCCTATGATATTTCTTTCCACCACAATCTCAATATCTACTGACATGGTTTCATGTGAAGACAGGCCATGAAAATACAATTACAACCATAAGGCCCAATGTTTATAGCATGATCTGAGCGGTCACCTGCTTGCTCTTCTATATTCTTTCTGTCACATCATCAGTGTCTCAGATTCTGTTGTAGGGCAGAAACATTTTGAATTGAGCCATATTTTGCAGTTTGTATGTATTTCAAATGTCTTTGGAGGCCAAACTAGGACTGGACGTTGTTTTGTCATGATTAAGGCTGCGAGGTTGTCCCTTTCTGTGACTTCTGAAGTGGCCGGTGCATCTGGATCAGGAGCAGTTCAGGCAGCCCTGCACCaggtgcactggctgctgctaggGCAGTCTCAGGCCCCCATCTCCAGCAGCAGAGTTTatgtgtgggaggaggcagggggttggggcactgtacggggtgaggcgggctctgggcggtgcttacctgggagGCTCCCCGGAAGCATGCCGCGacccaggccccctccccccatagcaGCGTCGTCGCCCCACCTCCgcaggcagccccccccccccccaagttttattcactggtatttttactaaaagtcatggacaggtcacaggccgtcaATTTttgtctgtgacctgtccatgacttttactaaaaatattggtgactaaaacgtagccttagtcaTGATGAATCACCACCACATGAATGGGTCATATATTGCCCTCCGACACACTCCAAAGTGGCGTATTTGAGCAGCCAGTTGTCTAAGCACATGTACTCCCAGCCTCTATAAGCAGGCCATAACCAACATCAAATATTTATTAAGAACATGTGGAGTCAGCTGGCTCAAAAGTCAAGACACAAAACTGGCAGCATACTTCCCAAGTACAAGAAATGCACAAGTAAGTATTTTCAAAGGTCACAGTGCAATAGCACTACCA is a window encoding:
- the MANEA gene encoding glycoprotein endo-alpha-1,2-mannosidase, with protein sequence MARFHRRTCIILLLFILFICSMMMALKTLRPDRAGFGDPFGLGLLPELQRTTLLENKHSPLTAARGDSVTHTNNLHTVALNSIKTSMASVRKLEEELPSPNYNFHVFYYSWFGNPQYDGKYIHWNHPLVPHWDSKIANNYPKGRHNPPDDIASSFYPELGTYSSKDPSVIEAHMQQMRSASVGIIALSWYPPGMADENGEPGEDLVPVILDNAHKHNLKVTFHIEPYKDRDDRSMYSNVKYIVDKYGGHPAFYRHKTSTGRTLPMFYVYDSYVTIPEIWANLLTVSGSQSIRNTPYDGLFIALLVEEKHKHEIHRSGFDGIYTYFATNGFSYGSSHHNWPSLKAFCDSSNLMFIPSVGPGYIDTSIRPWNNHNTRNRVNGKYYETAFSAALLVRPEIISITSFNEWHEGTQIEKAIPKKTGQVTYLDYKPHKPTMYLELTRKWSEKYSKEKEQWLM